A part of Methanohalobium evestigatum Z-7303 genomic DNA contains:
- a CDS encoding tetratricopeptide repeat protein: MLIGTEYEDTQVTDISTIRAKAHIQHPFFIQSISANPFGEFQWLEDGLAFVNEEELEYEPYNIESLYKKMVTLELLGRPDEADEIAELIIELGTMNRRFLMFKAEVLSSKGRYEDAVELFEEAEKRDSPDDAPLAKAVHHIRYGEPEQAIEVCNDLLKWHQCHEVYYVRAYVYAVIGNLEQALEDIDTALYIRDELCNSWNFRGLIMEKMGDRKGAVESFKYALGIDSENTMATSHLAKL, from the coding sequence TTGTTAATAGGAACAGAATACGAAGATACACAAGTAACGGATATAAGTACAATCAGAGCAAAGGCCCATATACAGCACCCATTCTTTATACAGTCTATTAGTGCAAACCCATTTGGTGAATTTCAATGGTTAGAAGATGGTCTTGCTTTCGTTAATGAGGAAGAACTTGAGTATGAACCATATAACATTGAATCATTGTACAAGAAGATGGTAACTCTCGAATTACTTGGACGTCCTGATGAAGCCGATGAAATCGCCGAACTTATAATAGAACTGGGTACTATGAACCGCCGGTTCTTGATGTTCAAAGCAGAAGTATTGTCGAGTAAAGGACGATATGAAGATGCAGTTGAATTGTTCGAAGAAGCTGAAAAACGTGATTCTCCTGATGATGCTCCCTTGGCAAAAGCGGTCCATCATATACGCTATGGTGAACCTGAGCAAGCTATCGAAGTTTGTAATGATTTGTTGAAGTGGCATCAGTGTCATGAGGTGTACTATGTCAGAGCATACGTTTATGCTGTAATAGGAAACCTTGAACAGGCTCTGGAAGATATAGATACTGCACTCTATATCAGGGATGAACTCTGTAACAGCTGGAACTTCAGAGGACTGATAATGGAAAAGATGGGTGACAGAAAGGGAGCAGTAGAATCTTTCAAATATGCTCTAGGAATTGATTCCGAAAATACAATGGCAACTAGTCATTTAGCAAAATTATGA
- a CDS encoding tetratricopeptide repeat protein, with the protein MKNEYGGINIKKHEMLKNKKQTDPRIENDKSNLISRIVKEDRQVTHISSIRVKAHLYNSKYEQRPGEAIFNMFQLLEEGIETADEELESDPNNIETLYRKMTNLELLERLDEADKVAEDILSLNPKDRRQMMLKADVLSGKGQYNDAVELFKEAEKMKSYADAPLAKVVHHLRYGEHDQALEICNNLLEIEQNPKVYYVRAYIYTVIGNFEQALENINSAINFRDGISSYWNLKGLILENMGYRLEAKGCFMYTKGVDVDNSMAGIHLI; encoded by the coding sequence TTGAAAAACGAATATGGAGGAATTAATATAAAAAAACACGAAATGTTGAAAAACAAAAAACAGACCGATCCAAGGATAGAAAACGACAAATCCAATTTGATATCAAGAATAGTTAAAGAAGACCGACAGGTAACCCATATAAGTTCAATAAGAGTAAAAGCCCATTTATACAATTCAAAGTATGAACAACGTCCAGGAGAAGCAATTTTCAATATGTTTCAATTGTTAGAAGAAGGTATTGAAACCGCTGATGAGGAACTTGAGTCAGACCCAAATAACATTGAAACATTGTACAGGAAAATGACAAATCTTGAATTACTTGAACGCCTAGATGAAGCTGATAAAGTTGCAGAAGATATACTGTCTCTGAATCCTAAAGACCGCCGGCAAATGATGCTCAAAGCAGATGTGTTGTCGGGTAAAGGCCAGTACAATGATGCAGTTGAACTGTTCAAAGAAGCTGAAAAGATGAAATCCTATGCTGATGCTCCTTTGGCAAAAGTGGTTCATCATCTACGTTATGGCGAACATGACCAGGCACTGGAAATCTGCAACAATCTTTTGGAAATTGAACAGAATCCTAAAGTATACTATGTCAGAGCATACATTTATACTGTAATCGGAAACTTTGAACAGGCGTTAGAAAACATAAATTCTGCAATCAATTTCAGAGATGGGATCAGTAGCTACTGGAACCTTAAAGGATTGATACTGGAAAATATGGGATACAGGTTGGAAGCAAAAGGATGTTTCATGTACACCAAGGGAGTAGATGTTGACAATTCAATGGCAGGTATACATCTAATTTAA